The genomic stretch TGGTTATATGCGTCGGAGAGGCCTGTGATATACTCCTCGGACATATCCTTTTCATAACTTCTGCCGCGCAACTGGATGTTGTACATCAAGCGCTGTACTGAAGCTTGCAGATAAACCACCAAGTCCGGCTTGACGACCGAACTCTCGACCGCTTCCAACAGCTTCTCATACAACTCCAATTCGCGTTCCTGCAAATTCATTGACGCAAATATTTTGTCCTTTGCGAAGAGGTAGTCAGATACAATACGGTCATGGAATAGATTGAGTTGGGTCAGTTCCTGTTGCTGCTTCCAACGGGAGAGTAAAAAGAATATTTGGGTTTGAAATCCGAAACGTTGAGAATCACGATAGAAGTCAGGAAGAAAAGGATTTTCCTCGTGCTGTTCCATCACGAGCTGTCCGCCAAAATGACGTTGGAGAATCTTTGCCAGCGAGGTTTTCCCCGCACCAATGACACCCTCCACTGCGATATACCGCGCGTTCAGAACGCCTCCTTGCTTACCCATTCCATTTTACGACCGGGAGCGGGTCGTCGCAATGTTGTACCAATGTTTTTACCGAAACCATATCGGGTGGTATCGCCCACTCCGGCGCAATTTCACAAAACGGCTCTAACACAAACCGGCGTTCTCGCAGCCGGGGGTGTGGCAACGTCAGCGAATCGCTCTCGACGATCAACCAACCAAACGTTAATATATCAATATCCAAGGGGCGTGGCGCATATTGTTCGCCGGTTCTCACTCTTCCCGCCCGGGTTTCCAACCGTTGTGTTACGACTAAGATTTGATCAGGCGTAAAGGAAGTATTTCCCACGACAACCGCATTGATGTACTCATCTCCGCTGGCACCGCCCCACGGCGCTGTACGGTAAAAAGAAGATACGATAAGTTGGTGGAGAATCCCTTTTCGGCGCAAGTATTCGATTGCTTTCTGGATGGTTTCGACCGGCTCGCCGAGGTTGCCTCCGAAACTCAATGCGACCGGAGTCATGGCTGTCGGGAACGATGAATCGTTACTTCTACTCCATCCATGATAACCGGCAACGGGGGCTGCAATTTCCGCACAGTGATCTCCACTTCATTGATAACGGATATCGCCTCAAAAAGCTGGGTGGCAGTGCGTTCGGCAAATGCTTCGATTAAATGAAACGAGTGGGTTGCCACCTCGGCTGTGATGGTTTGGACAACCATCCGGTAATCGATGGCGTCGGCGATATCATCAGAAGCGCCCGCTTTCCGGAAGTCGCCATGGAGCGCAATATCAATCCGGACTTCGCCGCCTAAGACACGCTCCTCAGGGAGAAATCCGAGTTTCACGCGATAGCGCAATCCAATGAGTTTTAAAGTATCCATAGTTGTTTCGTGTGAATGGTGTTAGGAATTATGTTATTTCCAACGGATAAAACACTTCGACAAAGGATGGTTGCCATTTGCCCTATACAGGCGTGCGCGGCACGCCCCTACGGGCTAACATTTCGGTGTTGCACCTATCCGGTGTTCAACACTCGTTATGATTCGACAGACAAAAGTGTCTGTCGTACGGTTACATTACTTGCCCAGTAAGAGGGTTTCGCAATGTACCAAGGCGGATGAAGCTAATGACTCCAATGTATATCCACCTTCGAGTACCGAAACAATCGGACACTTTAAGTCACTTGCCCATTTCAAAGCCTGTTGGGTAATCCAACGAAACCCATCTTCGGTGAATTGCAGATTTCCTAAAATGTCATCTTTGTGACCATCGAATCCAGCTGACAGAAAAATCATTTCGGGCTGGTAGTTTTTGATTGCCGGGTTGATAACATCCTCAAACATCCCGGGAAGAATTTCGTCGCCCACTCCGGGTTGCAGGGGGAGGTTTATAGTCATGCCAAGTGCGTCAAGTCCACCTTGTTCCTGAGTCGTTCCGGTCGTCAATGGAAACAATCGGTCTTGATGAAAACTCATGAATAGCGCATTTGGATTATTCCAGAAGATATTCTGAGTTCCATTCCCATGATGCAAATCGAAATCGAGGATTGCGACTTTTCCTACTCCATTTTTCAATGCATAAGATGCAGCGATTGCGATATTGTTGATCATGCAAAAACCGAGCGGTCGACGATATTCGGCGTGGTGTCCGGGCGGTCGGGGTGCGACAAACGCACAATCGATGTCGCCATCGAGAGCCGATTGAACCGCATCAATACAAGAGCCGGCAGCTGCTTGAATAGCAACCCAGCTCTTTGGCGAGAGTTCGATTTCTGCGGAGGGAATGAACTCACTCAGATCACACCAACGTTTTAGATGAGCGATATACTCGGGAGCATGGGCCAATTCCATTTGAGCGGATTCGCATAAGATACCGTCGGAAAATTCGGCATCGCACAATACATCGGATT from bacterium encodes the following:
- a CDS encoding deoxynucleoside kinase, whose amino-acid sequence is MGKQGGVLNARYIAVEGVIGAGKTSLAKILQRHFGGQLVMEQHEENPFLPDFYRDSQRFGFQTQIFFLLSRWKQQQELTQLNLFHDRIVSDYLFAKDKIFASMNLQERELELYEKLLEAVESSVVKPDLVVYLQASVQRLMYNIQLRGRSYEKDMSEEYITGLSDAYNHFFSHYHDSPLLVINATKLDFVGDVKQQEAMLAFIADSKFTGTRFYPKPEE
- the folK gene encoding 2-amino-4-hydroxy-6-hydroxymethyldihydropteridine diphosphokinase, with translation MTPVALSFGGNLGEPVETIQKAIEYLRRKGILHQLIVSSFYRTAPWGGASGDEYINAVVVGNTSFTPDQILVVTQRLETRAGRVRTGEQYAPRPLDIDILTFGWLIVESDSLTLPHPRLRERRFVLEPFCEIAPEWAIPPDMVSVKTLVQHCDDPLPVVKWNG
- the folB gene encoding dihydroneopterin aldolase; the protein is MDTLKLIGLRYRVKLGFLPEERVLGGEVRIDIALHGDFRKAGASDDIADAIDYRMVVQTITAEVATHSFHLIEAFAERTATQLFEAISVINEVEITVRKLQPPLPVIMDGVEVTIHRSRQP
- a CDS encoding histone deacetylase is translated as MNRLRIYQDLRFREHPAGEIHIESPKRLRAVAEAFDKSDVLCDAEFSDGILCESAQMELAHAPEYIAHLKRWCDLSEFIPSAEIELSPKSWVAIQAAAGSCIDAVQSALDGDIDCAFVAPRPPGHHAEYRRPLGFCMINNIAIAASYALKNGVGKVAILDFDLHHGNGTQNIFWNNPNALFMSFHQDRLFPLTTGTTQEQGGLDALGMTINLPLQPGVGDEILPGMFEDVINPAIKNYQPEMIFLSAGFDGHKDDILGNLQFTEDGFRWITQQALKWASDLKCPIVSVLEGGYTLESLASSALVHCETLLLGK